One region of Bubalus bubalis isolate 160015118507 breed Murrah chromosome 15, NDDB_SH_1, whole genome shotgun sequence genomic DNA includes:
- the PLEKHF2 gene encoding pleckstrin homology domain-containing family F member 2: MVDRLANSEANTRRINIVENCFGAAGQPLTIPGRVLIGEGVLTKLCRKKPKARQFFLFNDILVYGNIVIQKKKYNKQHIIPLENVTIDSIKDEGDLRNGWLIKTPTKSFAVYAATATEKSEWMNHINKCVTDLLSKSGKTPSNEHAAVWVPDSEATVCMRCQKAKFTPVNRRHHCRKCGFVVCGPCSEKRFLLPSQSSKPVRICDFCYDLLSTGDMATCQPARSDSYSQSLKPPLNDVSDDDDDDDSSD; the protein is encoded by the coding sequence ATGGTGGATCGCTTGGCAAACAGTGAAGCAAATACTAGACGTATAAATATAGTAGAAAACTGTTTTGGAGCAGCTGGCCAGCCCTTAACTATACCTGGACGTGTTCTTATTGGCGAAGGCGTATTGACTAAGTTGTGCAGAAAAAAGCCCAAAGCAAGgcagtttttcttatttaatgatATTCTTGTATATGGCAATATTGTCatccagaagaaaaaatataacaaacaacATATTATTCCCCTGGAAAATGTCACAATTGATTCCATCAAAGATGAGGGAGACTTGAGGAATGGATGGCTGATCAAGACACCAACGAAATCATTTGCAGTTTATGCTGCCACTGCCACTGAGAAGTCAGAATGGATGAATCATATAAATAAGTGTGTCACTGATTTACTCTCCAAAAGTGGGAAGACACCCAGTAATGAACATGCTGCCGTCTGGGTTCCTGACTCTGAGGCAACTGTATGTATGCGTTGTCAGAAAGCAAAATTCACACCTGTTAATCGTCGTCACCATTGCCGCAAATGTGGTTTTGTTGTCTGTGGGCCCTGCTCTGAAAAGAGATTTCTTCTTCCCAGCCAGTCCTCTAAGCCTGTGCGGATTTGTGACTTCTGCTATGACCTGCTTTCTACTGGGGACATGGCCACGTGCCAGCCTGCTAGATCGGACTCTTACAGTCAGTCACTGAAGCCTCCTTTAAATGATGTatctgatgatgatgatgatgatgatagcagTGACTAA